A single region of the Synechococcus sp. HK05 genome encodes:
- a CDS encoding aromatic ring-hydroxylating dioxygenase subunit alpha, with protein MPSPQDWNRAGLPAWTYRSERLLSVEAERVFLNHWHVVGHLNDVREPGDWLSFDLLGERALVMRGKDGVVRAFHNTCRHRGSRLVEGESGQCRGALVCPFHAWVYDLEGQLKTPSQPDKFPELDSQGWGLKCLELEVWRGLLFLRFEPGPQPAVATLMARHEQELHPYPLESLQPTDGFYSSPVTPVNWKAMVDVDNECYHCPTAHPGLSDLYGRRYEEGPWIDGTHRIRGPFNASESRHEINRDYRELVDQHPEPFASLPQAWLYIGLFPVSVLVFYPESAGFYRSIPLDATTSVMTGATYRYDGESESMREARALSQQIDAAVMEEDKHVCELHFQATASRYWEQAILGDSEKALREHHDMLRALIPELNATREPGSFESDARGA; from the coding sequence ATGCCCTCGCCCCAGGATTGGAATCGTGCTGGCTTACCTGCCTGGACCTACCGCAGCGAGAGGTTGCTTTCGGTGGAGGCCGAGCGGGTGTTCCTCAATCACTGGCATGTGGTGGGCCACCTCAACGATGTCCGTGAACCCGGCGACTGGCTGAGCTTCGATCTGCTGGGCGAGCGGGCCCTGGTAATGCGCGGCAAGGATGGTGTGGTCCGCGCCTTTCACAACACCTGTCGCCATCGTGGTTCGCGCCTGGTCGAAGGCGAGAGCGGTCAGTGCCGCGGGGCCCTGGTTTGTCCTTTTCACGCCTGGGTGTACGACCTGGAGGGTCAGCTCAAAACGCCTTCTCAGCCGGACAAGTTTCCCGAGCTGGACTCCCAGGGGTGGGGGCTGAAGTGTCTTGAGCTGGAGGTCTGGCGCGGTCTGTTGTTTCTGCGTTTCGAGCCTGGGCCTCAGCCCGCCGTTGCCACGTTGATGGCTCGCCATGAACAAGAGCTGCACCCTTATCCGCTGGAATCCCTGCAACCCACCGATGGCTTCTACAGCAGTCCCGTTACGCCAGTGAACTGGAAGGCGATGGTGGATGTGGATAACGAGTGCTATCACTGCCCCACCGCTCATCCAGGCCTCAGTGATCTGTACGGTCGCCGTTATGAGGAGGGCCCCTGGATCGACGGGACCCATCGCATCCGTGGGCCCTTCAACGCATCGGAATCGCGGCACGAGATCAATCGCGACTATCGCGAGCTGGTGGACCAGCATCCCGAACCGTTCGCGAGCCTTCCCCAGGCCTGGTTGTACATCGGCCTGTTCCCGGTATCGGTGTTGGTGTTTTATCCGGAATCTGCTGGTTTCTACCGCTCGATCCCCCTGGATGCCACCACATCAGTGATGACTGGAGCGACCTATCGCTATGACGGTGAATCAGAGAGTATGCGCGAAGCCCGCGCGCTCTCTCAGCAGATTGATGCTGCGGTGATGGAAGAAGATAAACATGTCTGCGAGCTTCACTTTCAGGCAACAGCGTCTCGCTACTGGGAGCAAGCGATCCTGGGTGACTCGGAGAAGGCCCTGCGCGAGCATCACGACATGCTCAGGGCGCTGATCCCTGAGTTGAATGCCACGCGTGAGCCGGGCTCATTTGAGTCCGATGCCAGGGGCGCCTGA
- a CDS encoding Rrf2 family transcriptional regulator, producing the protein MGFCAKTTYGLLALLELAGVQGREERLQVAEIAARQAIPERYLEQMMAMLRRGGLLRSIRGARGGFQLARPAAEITLLEVILCLEGESKSISPGASSAERRVIEQLGSALLQQRLARLEAISLADLLHERDAMLQAQTMYFI; encoded by the coding sequence GTGGGCTTCTGCGCCAAAACCACCTACGGCCTGCTGGCACTGCTGGAGCTGGCAGGCGTGCAAGGCCGGGAGGAACGCCTGCAGGTGGCGGAGATCGCAGCCCGCCAGGCGATCCCCGAGCGCTATCTCGAGCAGATGATGGCGATGCTGCGCCGAGGAGGCCTTCTGCGCAGCATCCGCGGCGCCCGCGGTGGCTTCCAGCTGGCCCGGCCCGCCGCTGAGATCACCCTTTTGGAGGTGATCCTGTGCCTGGAGGGCGAATCCAAAAGCATCAGCCCTGGCGCAAGCAGTGCCGAACGGAGAGTGATCGAGCAGCTCGGCAGCGCCCTACTCCAGCAACGCCTGGCCCGGCTAGAGGCCATCAGCCTGGCCGACCTGCTCCACGAACGCGATGCCATGCTGCAGGCCCAGACGATGTATTTCATCTGA
- a CDS encoding DUF4278 domain-containing protein has product MTKLQYRGVSYDNATHEQPSPQPVDHAYRGQHYDAPLRHEAAAVDTEVELQYRGHAYHHRQAEAAQQVNEG; this is encoded by the coding sequence ATGACCAAACTCCAATACCGCGGCGTCAGCTACGACAACGCCACCCACGAGCAGCCCAGCCCCCAGCCCGTGGATCACGCTTATCGCGGGCAGCACTACGACGCTCCCCTCCGCCACGAAGCCGCCGCCGTGGACACCGAGGTGGAACTGCAATACCGCGGCCACGCCTATCACCACCGCCAAGCCGAGGCAGCCCAGCAGGTGAACGAGGGCTGA
- a CDS encoding multidrug efflux SMR transporter has product MAELLFAISAEQAGTLALKASEGFTQAQPSAIAVIGYILSFYFFGRSMRALPMGLAYALWSGLGMLIATAAGILCFCEQFTPVSALGVLMVIAGVCVLNLGSEAA; this is encoded by the coding sequence ATGGCAGAGCTGCTGTTTGCGATCTCAGCAGAACAGGCCGGAACACTAGCTCTGAAGGCCTCGGAAGGCTTCACACAGGCCCAGCCTTCAGCCATCGCCGTGATCGGCTACATCCTGTCGTTCTATTTCTTCGGTCGCAGCATGCGTGCGCTGCCGATGGGCCTGGCTTATGCGCTGTGGTCTGGACTGGGCATGCTGATCGCCACGGCAGCGGGAATTCTTTGCTTCTGTGAGCAATTCACACCCGTGAGCGCCTTGGGCGTCTTGATGGTGATCGCAGGGGTCTGCGTGTTGAACCTGGGATCGGAGGCGGCGTGA
- a CDS encoding DUF2062 domain-containing protein encodes MTVEPVRPSASSSDRRPSRHKSLLRLLRQRLLWLWHHEGSHGQRARGLAVGIFMGCFPFFGLQIVLSVALASVVRGNHILAAAGTWISNPLTYLPLYWFNYQFGCWVLGPGPAFPSMQELQRAPLWDLGMAMSGRLLLGSLLVGLIGAVLLGGGYWLLLEHQHRRRPKTQS; translated from the coding sequence TTGACGGTTGAGCCCGTGCGGCCCAGCGCCAGTTCTTCGGATCGCCGCCCCTCACGTCACAAGAGCCTGTTGCGGTTGCTGCGGCAACGGCTGCTCTGGCTCTGGCACCACGAGGGCAGCCATGGCCAGCGGGCCAGGGGTTTGGCGGTGGGCATCTTTATGGGCTGCTTCCCGTTTTTCGGGTTGCAGATTGTGTTGAGTGTGGCCCTCGCCAGCGTGGTGCGCGGCAACCACATCCTGGCGGCCGCCGGCACCTGGATCAGCAATCCCCTCACCTATCTCCCCCTCTACTGGTTCAACTACCAGTTCGGTTGTTGGGTGTTGGGCCCTGGGCCCGCCTTCCCTTCGATGCAGGAGCTGCAGCGGGCGCCGCTCTGGGATCTGGGGATGGCCATGAGCGGCCGGCTGTTACTGGGTTCTTTGTTGGTGGGGTTGATAGGAGCCGTGCTGTTGGGCGGTGGCTACTGGCTGCTGCTGGAGCACCAGCATCGCCGCCGTCCCAAGACTCAGTCCTGA
- a CDS encoding cation-translocating P-type ATPase, producing MADSASIHWHAMDTEACCAALRSDWDGLSNAEAKRRQASSGPNRLQLSAGRSPWRILWDQFSNVMLLMLLAVAAVSGAAALHQQEFPKDAIAILVIVLLNALLGYLQESKAQQALLALRNLAQPLVHVRRDGQWQRLASEELVPGDLIRIEAGDRIAADARLLEVADLGVQESALTGEAEPVFKRADLVLEPGTPVLERLNCLFQGTEVVRGRGVAVVSATGMGTELGQIASMLNTAGGESTPLQDRLDGLAKALVGGALGLVAVVVVLGWLLGQPLLNLLEVSLSMAVAIVPEGLPAVITVTLAIGTQRMVRRAALIRRLPAVEGLGSVTVICSDKTGTLTQNRQVVQQLRVGTTVVEVSGQGYEPEGQLRTEALPPPPGARAGCPTEAQTLLLQAGVLCSDAEHRQRADGRWEVLGDPTEGALSVVALKAGIDDFELRSHYRRSAEIPFSAEEQLMAVWIEDPHGDLQAPLGTSAAGSARLLISKGAPEVILSLCDRWIDGGGVVPMSAAQRHWWLEQALELAGAGLRVLAFACAPHHPSPSQGLNGQVLLGLMAQLDPARPEVAAAVATCRQAGIRPLMITGDHPLTARAIGAAIGLADAGSEVIVGRELDALDAAELQQVVSRCNLFARVAPEQKLRIVKALQANGEVVAMTGDGVNDAPALKQAHIGVAMGITGTDVSKEAADVVLLDDNFATIVKAVAEGRLVYTNIRRFVKYILGSNVGELITIGSAPLLGLVGVPLTPLQILWMNLVTDGLPALALALEPGDDQLMRRAPALPGESIFARGLGAYILRIGVVFAALVILMMLLANRAGAPWPTMVFTTLCLAQMGHALSARSERPLLQVPAFSNPWLLVAVSCTSGLQLLLLYAPPLSRFFGTTALSAHDLLICVGFSLLLFLYLELDKLYGLWRRRCGADC from the coding sequence TTGGCTGACTCCGCCTCCATCCATTGGCATGCCATGGACACCGAGGCCTGTTGCGCAGCCCTTCGCAGTGATTGGGATGGCCTGAGCAACGCCGAGGCCAAGCGGCGCCAGGCCTCCAGCGGCCCCAATCGCTTGCAGCTCTCCGCCGGCCGCAGCCCCTGGCGGATCCTCTGGGATCAGTTCAGCAACGTGATGCTGCTGATGCTGCTAGCGGTGGCCGCCGTATCTGGCGCTGCGGCCCTGCATCAGCAGGAGTTTCCAAAGGATGCGATCGCGATCCTGGTGATCGTGCTGCTCAACGCTCTACTGGGCTACCTCCAGGAGAGCAAGGCGCAGCAGGCTCTGCTGGCGCTGCGCAACCTGGCTCAGCCCCTCGTGCACGTGCGCCGGGATGGGCAGTGGCAACGGCTGGCCAGCGAGGAGCTCGTGCCGGGCGATCTGATCCGCATCGAAGCCGGTGACCGAATCGCCGCCGATGCCCGCCTGCTGGAGGTGGCCGATCTCGGCGTGCAGGAATCGGCGCTCACGGGCGAGGCAGAGCCCGTGTTCAAGCGGGCCGATCTGGTCCTGGAGCCCGGCACGCCCGTGCTGGAGCGGCTCAATTGCCTGTTTCAGGGCACCGAAGTGGTGCGGGGGCGAGGCGTGGCCGTGGTGAGTGCCACCGGCATGGGCACCGAGCTGGGCCAGATCGCCAGCATGCTCAACACCGCCGGCGGGGAAAGCACCCCCCTGCAGGATCGGCTCGATGGCTTAGCCAAGGCGCTTGTGGGCGGTGCCCTCGGCCTGGTGGCCGTGGTGGTGGTGCTGGGCTGGCTCCTGGGTCAGCCCCTGCTCAACCTGCTCGAGGTGTCGCTCTCGATGGCGGTGGCGATCGTGCCGGAGGGGCTGCCGGCTGTGATCACGGTGACCCTCGCCATTGGCACCCAGCGCATGGTGCGCCGCGCCGCCCTGATCCGGCGGCTGCCGGCGGTGGAAGGGCTCGGCTCGGTGACGGTGATCTGCTCCGACAAAACCGGCACCCTCACCCAGAACCGACAGGTGGTGCAGCAGCTGCGGGTAGGCACCACGGTGGTGGAGGTGTCGGGTCAGGGATATGAACCCGAGGGCCAGTTGCGCACCGAGGCGCTACCGCCGCCCCCCGGAGCGCGAGCAGGCTGCCCAACGGAGGCGCAAACCCTGTTGCTGCAGGCCGGGGTGCTCTGCAGCGATGCCGAACACCGCCAGCGGGCCGATGGCCGCTGGGAGGTGCTGGGAGATCCCACGGAGGGAGCGCTCTCGGTGGTGGCCTTAAAGGCTGGCATCGATGACTTCGAGCTGCGCAGCCACTACCGCCGCAGCGCCGAAATCCCCTTCAGCGCGGAGGAGCAGCTGATGGCGGTATGGATCGAAGATCCTCACGGCGACCTCCAGGCCCCCCTCGGGACCAGCGCGGCCGGATCCGCACGCTTGCTGATCAGCAAAGGGGCACCGGAGGTGATCCTCAGCCTCTGCGATCGCTGGATCGATGGGGGCGGCGTGGTGCCGATGAGCGCTGCGCAGCGGCACTGGTGGCTGGAGCAAGCCCTGGAGCTGGCCGGAGCCGGGCTCCGGGTGCTGGCCTTTGCCTGCGCCCCCCATCACCCGAGCCCGAGCCAGGGGCTGAACGGGCAAGTGTTGCTGGGCCTGATGGCCCAGCTCGACCCCGCACGGCCTGAGGTGGCCGCCGCCGTGGCCACCTGCCGGCAAGCCGGCATCCGGCCCCTGATGATCACGGGCGACCACCCCCTCACCGCCCGGGCCATCGGTGCGGCCATCGGCCTGGCCGATGCAGGGAGCGAGGTGATCGTTGGGCGCGAGCTCGATGCCCTGGATGCCGCCGAGCTCCAGCAGGTGGTGAGCCGCTGCAACCTGTTCGCGCGGGTGGCTCCTGAGCAGAAGCTGCGCATCGTGAAAGCACTGCAGGCCAACGGTGAGGTGGTGGCGATGACCGGCGATGGCGTGAATGATGCCCCGGCCCTCAAGCAGGCCCACATCGGCGTAGCCATGGGCATCACGGGCACGGATGTGAGCAAAGAAGCCGCCGATGTGGTGCTGCTCGACGACAACTTCGCCACGATCGTGAAGGCCGTTGCCGAAGGGCGGTTGGTGTACACCAACATCCGCCGCTTCGTGAAATACATCCTCGGCAGCAATGTGGGAGAACTGATCACCATCGGATCGGCTCCACTGCTGGGGCTCGTGGGCGTACCGCTCACCCCCCTGCAGATTCTCTGGATGAATCTGGTGACCGACGGCTTGCCGGCCCTGGCCCTGGCGTTGGAACCGGGCGACGATCAACTGATGCGGCGAGCGCCGGCCCTACCGGGGGAATCGATCTTTGCGCGTGGGCTGGGGGCTTACATCCTGCGCATCGGCGTGGTGTTTGCCGCCCTGGTGATTCTGATGATGCTGCTGGCCAACCGGGCCGGCGCGCCCTGGCCCACCATGGTGTTCACCACCCTCTGCCTGGCGCAGATGGGCCATGCCCTCTCCGCCCGCAGCGAACGGCCGCTGCTCCAGGTGCCGGCCTTTAGTAATCCCTGGTTGTTGGTGGCGGTGAGCTGCACCAGCGGCCTGCAATTGCTGCTGCTCTATGCGCCGCCGCTGTCGCGCTTCTTTGGCACCACGGCCCTCAGTGCCCACGATCTGCTGATCTGTGTGGGCTTCAGCCTGCTGCTGTTCCTTTACCTCGAGCTCGACAAGCTCTATGGACTCTGGCGCCGCCGCTGCGGCGCAGATTGCTGA
- a CDS encoding ammonium transporter, with product MTVASPASRRRPRSLQEASLLEAPELLLRKVRGLSSNRTLTWLACVPIALMGLGLFNLSAHAAELPELNAAFLANNLWLLVATILVIFMNAGFAMVEAGMCRQKNAVNILAKNLFVFALAVTAYWFVGYSLMYGDPVAAGVLYFNGLFFDPTVTPELIAEGGLVPSVDFLFQAAFAGTAATIVSGLVAERVKFGEFVIFALVLTAVIYPISGSWQWNGGWLSELGFIDFAGSSIVHSVGAWAGLVGAMLLGPRIGKFVNGKAQAIPGHNMSIATLGALILWIGWYGFNPGSELAMDQYVPFLAVTTTLGAAGGAIAATIVSTMTSGKPDLTMIINGTLAGLVSVTAGCGNLTLVGSWVAGAVGGIIVVFAVSALDASGIDDPVGAFSVHGVCGVWGTLVIGLWGVDGMDPGAAGIGLLNGGGISQLGAQALGCAAYAIWTLVTCWIAWSVIGAIFGGIRVTEKEEVEGLDIGEHGMEAYPDFASAK from the coding sequence ATGACTGTTGCCTCGCCCGCTTCTCGGCGCCGGCCGAGAAGTTTGCAGGAAGCGAGTCTGTTGGAGGCTCCTGAGCTGCTGCTGCGCAAAGTTCGCGGCCTCTCCTCCAACCGCACGCTTACCTGGCTGGCCTGTGTGCCCATCGCCTTGATGGGCCTTGGTCTGTTCAACCTCTCCGCCCATGCGGCTGAGCTGCCTGAGCTCAACGCTGCATTTCTGGCGAACAACCTCTGGCTACTGGTCGCCACCATCCTGGTGATCTTCATGAACGCCGGCTTCGCCATGGTGGAAGCCGGGATGTGCCGCCAAAAGAACGCGGTCAACATCCTCGCGAAGAATCTCTTCGTGTTTGCCCTCGCCGTCACCGCCTACTGGTTCGTCGGCTACTCCCTGATGTACGGGGATCCGGTGGCAGCAGGCGTTCTGTATTTCAACGGTCTGTTCTTCGACCCAACCGTGACCCCTGAGCTGATCGCTGAGGGTGGTTTGGTCCCGAGCGTTGACTTCCTCTTCCAGGCCGCTTTCGCGGGCACAGCCGCAACGATCGTGTCTGGCCTGGTGGCTGAGCGCGTGAAGTTTGGCGAGTTCGTGATCTTCGCCCTGGTTCTCACCGCTGTGATCTACCCGATCTCCGGCTCCTGGCAGTGGAACGGCGGTTGGTTGAGCGAGCTCGGCTTTATCGACTTCGCTGGTTCGTCCATCGTCCACTCCGTGGGTGCGTGGGCTGGTTTGGTGGGCGCGATGTTGCTGGGTCCCCGGATCGGCAAGTTCGTGAACGGCAAGGCTCAGGCCATTCCTGGCCACAACATGTCGATTGCCACCCTGGGTGCCCTGATCCTCTGGATCGGCTGGTACGGCTTCAACCCGGGCTCTGAGCTGGCCATGGACCAGTACGTGCCCTTCTTGGCTGTGACCACCACCTTGGGCGCCGCCGGTGGCGCTATCGCCGCCACCATCGTCTCCACGATGACTTCCGGCAAGCCTGACCTCACCATGATCATCAACGGCACCCTGGCCGGCCTGGTGAGCGTGACTGCCGGTTGCGGCAACCTCACCCTGGTGGGCTCCTGGGTTGCTGGTGCCGTGGGCGGCATCATCGTGGTGTTCGCCGTATCCGCTCTGGATGCCTCCGGTATCGACGATCCCGTGGGTGCGTTCTCCGTGCACGGTGTGTGCGGTGTGTGGGGCACCCTCGTGATTGGCCTCTGGGGCGTTGATGGCATGGATCCCGGCGCTGCTGGTATCGGCCTGCTCAACGGTGGTGGTATCTCCCAACTGGGTGCTCAGGCCCTCGGTTGCGCCGCCTACGCCATCTGGACCCTGGTGACCTGCTGGATCGCCTGGTCTGTGATTGGTGCCATCTTCGGCGGCATCCGCGTCACCGAGAAGGAAGAGGTGGAAGGCCTCGACATCGGTGAGCACGGCATGGAGGCCTATCCCGATTTCGCTTCCGCCAAGTGA
- a CDS encoding multidrug efflux SMR transporter: protein MWAGYLTLALAIGFENLGTTALKGSDGLKKPALVALSVLGYVLSSLMLGLTLARLPLGLTYALWSGLGLTLVTCLGVLLYGERFSRRSALGLVLVIGGILLINLSLQSGAPGIGLK, encoded by the coding sequence ATGTGGGCCGGCTATCTCACTCTCGCCCTGGCCATCGGTTTCGAGAACCTCGGAACCACTGCCCTGAAGGGATCTGACGGTCTGAAGAAGCCTGCACTGGTAGCGCTTTCGGTGCTGGGATATGTGCTTTCTTCCCTGATGTTGGGTCTAACGTTAGCCCGCCTCCCCCTCGGGCTGACCTATGCACTCTGGTCGGGACTTGGCCTCACGTTGGTCACATGTCTGGGTGTGTTGCTCTATGGAGAACGCTTCAGCCGTCGCAGCGCCCTTGGCCTCGTGCTGGTGATTGGGGGCATCCTGTTGATCAATCTTTCATTGCAATCAGGCGCCCCTGGCATCGGACTCAAATGA
- a CDS encoding SLC13 family permease, which produces MLNQSCCQAVTDLLAALLQPGALITLVVLLGSVVLFVSGWLAPELTGLLAAGTLVATGVLQPTEAMAGFGSPALITLMGLFAIAAALFRSGALDRLRALIGSDAVRSPRRMIALMVAAVGPVSAVVPNTPIVASLLPVIEGWCQRRRISPSKVLLPLSFATVLGGTLTLLGSSVNLLASEVSSKLGYGAFGLFSFTPIGIGVWLVGGLVMLLLADRLLPDRGSNDDDLMADLSGSGYLTEVEIPPASELIGRSLHASRLQRRFDVDVLELHRGNERFLPPLADRTLALGDRLLLRCSREDLLRLQQDHTVVLAPTPEEPVAPDQQNNQRMVEVLLPSGSTLAGDCLRDLRFRQRYNATVLALRRGNAVLRERLGRVQLRDGDVLLLQGPKDAIRGLQASNDLVVLEQLEKDLPTVSRKRIALLIGALVILLPALDLMPLVASVLLGTVAMVASGCLRAGELQRAIRLDVILLLGSLASFSVALEKTGLAAALAQALLLGLRNWPVYAALLVVFLFTTLLTEVMSNAATVAMLIPIAGQLAQGLDQPPMAFIYAVLFGASQSFLSPVGYQTNLMVLGPGRYRFLDVPRYGFPLTITMTITVPFLICRWFGL; this is translated from the coding sequence ATGCTGAATCAATCCTGCTGCCAGGCCGTGACGGATCTGCTTGCTGCTCTGCTGCAGCCAGGGGCGCTGATCACCCTTGTGGTGCTGCTGGGCTCGGTGGTGTTGTTCGTGAGTGGTTGGCTGGCTCCGGAGCTCACCGGCCTGCTGGCGGCTGGCACGCTGGTGGCCACCGGGGTGCTGCAGCCCACGGAGGCCATGGCGGGCTTCGGCAGTCCGGCGCTGATCACCTTGATGGGCCTGTTCGCGATTGCGGCGGCGCTGTTTCGCAGCGGCGCTCTGGACCGGCTCAGGGCGCTGATCGGTTCCGATGCCGTGCGGAGCCCCAGGCGGATGATCGCGCTGATGGTGGCTGCGGTGGGCCCTGTGTCCGCCGTGGTGCCCAACACACCGATTGTGGCGAGTTTGTTGCCGGTGATCGAGGGCTGGTGCCAGCGGCGCCGCATCTCGCCCTCGAAGGTATTGCTGCCCCTGTCCTTCGCCACTGTTCTTGGGGGCACGCTCACCCTGCTGGGCAGCTCGGTGAATCTGCTGGCCAGCGAGGTGAGCAGCAAGCTCGGCTACGGCGCGTTCGGGCTCTTCAGCTTCACGCCGATCGGCATCGGTGTGTGGCTGGTGGGCGGGCTGGTGATGCTGCTTCTGGCCGACCGGTTGCTGCCGGATCGCGGCAGCAATGACGACGATCTGATGGCCGACCTCTCCGGCAGCGGCTACCTCACCGAGGTGGAGATTCCTCCCGCTTCCGAGTTGATCGGCCGCTCCCTGCACGCCAGCCGCCTGCAGCGGCGCTTCGATGTGGATGTGCTGGAGCTGCACCGCGGCAACGAGCGTTTTCTGCCGCCCCTGGCCGATCGCACCCTGGCCCTGGGTGATCGCTTGCTGCTGCGCTGCAGCCGTGAGGATCTGCTGCGTCTGCAGCAAGACCACACCGTGGTGCTGGCTCCCACCCCGGAGGAGCCGGTGGCACCGGATCAGCAGAACAATCAGCGCATGGTGGAGGTGCTGCTCCCCTCGGGCTCAACCCTGGCGGGCGATTGCCTGCGGGATCTGCGTTTCCGTCAGCGCTACAACGCCACTGTGCTGGCGCTGCGCCGCGGCAATGCCGTGCTGCGCGAGCGGCTCGGACGCGTGCAGTTGCGCGATGGCGATGTGCTGCTGCTGCAAGGCCCGAAGGATGCCATCCGCGGCCTCCAGGCCAGCAACGATTTGGTGGTGCTCGAGCAGCTGGAGAAGGATCTGCCCACGGTGAGCCGCAAGCGCATCGCCCTGCTGATCGGTGCCCTGGTGATCCTGCTTCCGGCCTTGGACCTGATGCCCCTGGTGGCATCGGTGTTGCTGGGCACCGTGGCGATGGTGGCCAGCGGCTGCCTGCGGGCCGGCGAGCTGCAGCGGGCGATTCGCCTCGATGTGATCCTGCTGCTGGGATCCCTGGCCAGCTTCAGCGTGGCTCTGGAGAAAACCGGCCTGGCAGCGGCCCTGGCCCAGGCCTTGCTGCTGGGGCTTCGCAACTGGCCGGTGTATGCGGCCCTGCTGGTGGTGTTTTTGTTCACCACCCTGCTCACCGAGGTGATGAGCAATGCCGCCACGGTGGCCATGCTGATTCCGATTGCCGGCCAGTTGGCCCAGGGCCTGGATCAGCCGCCGATGGCCTTCATCTATGCCGTGCTGTTCGGCGCCAGTCAGAGCTTCCTCAGCCCGGTGGGCTACCAAACCAACCTGATGGTGTTAGGCCCCGGTCGCTATCGCTTTCTCGATGTCCCGCGCTATGGATTTCCGCTCACCATCACGATGACCATCACGGTGCCGTTCCTGATCTGCCGCTGGTTCGGTCTCTGA
- a CDS encoding calcium/sodium antiporter, whose product MPYALSAFQIVAGILLLFGGGELFVAGSVALAMLLGIPQIVIGLTVVSLGTSAPELFVSLLSTLQGGTGGDAIAVTNVVGSNIFNVLVVLGASAVVMPLRVKSRLVRRDVPLLLGVSMATWGMASGGRVTWIAGLALLTALVINLIWETRTASEEPEELSDELDASARPSGFVAAAKLAAGLGLLVLGSQVLVKGAITAAQGLGVSEAVIGLTIVSAGTSMPELVTSLVAAYRGKADLAIGNVVGSNLLNQVAILGVCGLVSGSDGLLVDPLLITRDFPIMVATTLACLPIFWSDGVISRQEGWVLLGLYVLYLTEQVLQSTASTGLDQFRFVVLATVVPLVLVFVAWNALEWRQRSLKRG is encoded by the coding sequence ATGCCCTACGCCCTGAGTGCGTTCCAGATCGTTGCCGGCATCTTGTTGCTGTTCGGTGGCGGTGAACTGTTCGTGGCCGGATCGGTGGCTCTGGCCATGCTGCTGGGGATTCCCCAGATCGTGATCGGCCTCACGGTGGTGTCGCTGGGCACCAGCGCCCCGGAGCTGTTCGTGAGCCTCCTCTCCACCCTGCAGGGCGGCACCGGCGGGGATGCCATTGCCGTCACCAATGTGGTGGGCTCCAACATCTTCAACGTGCTGGTGGTACTGGGGGCCAGCGCCGTGGTGATGCCGCTGCGGGTGAAGAGCCGCTTGGTGCGGCGCGATGTGCCGCTGCTTCTGGGGGTCTCGATGGCCACCTGGGGCATGGCATCGGGCGGCCGGGTTACCTGGATCGCGGGCTTGGCTCTGCTGACCGCCCTGGTGATCAACCTGATCTGGGAAACACGCACCGCGTCTGAGGAGCCTGAAGAGCTCAGCGACGAGCTCGATGCGTCGGCCCGACCCAGCGGTTTTGTTGCCGCGGCCAAGCTGGCGGCGGGCCTGGGCTTGTTGGTGCTCGGGTCCCAGGTGTTGGTGAAAGGGGCGATCACGGCCGCGCAGGGCCTTGGTGTGAGCGAAGCCGTGATCGGCCTCACGATCGTGTCGGCGGGAACCTCGATGCCGGAGTTGGTCACCTCCTTGGTGGCGGCTTACCGAGGCAAGGCTGATCTGGCGATCGGCAATGTGGTGGGCAGCAACCTGCTGAATCAGGTGGCGATTCTTGGGGTGTGTGGACTGGTCTCCGGTTCCGATGGCCTGCTGGTGGATCCGCTGCTGATCACCCGCGACTTTCCGATCATGGTGGCCACCACCCTGGCTTGCCTGCCGATCTTCTGGAGTGATGGGGTGATCAGCCGCCAGGAGGGCTGGGTGCTGCTGGGTTTGTATGTGCTGTATCTGACTGAACAAGTGCTGCAAAGCACCGCATCAACCGGTTTGGATCAGTTCCGGTTTGTGGTGCTCGCCACTGTGGTGCCGCTGGTGTTGGTGTTCGTGGCTTGGAATGCTCTGGAGTGGCGGCAGCGCAGCCTCAAACGAGGCTGA